CCAGTGGGCACTCAGGAATAGTCACTTGACGTTGGCTGGACATGACATCCGCATGTCACATCCAGCCGCATGATTTGTCAATGCGCGTTCGCAAGGAATCTTGCCATCCGCAGGCATCAAGTGCTTTATTTGTATTCTTTTTCCAGTGCTCCCATGGGGAACAACTTGTTTGGCACCCGTGCGTCGCGCATCAATTTTTCAATTTCCGCCACAACTTCGGGGTGCTGCTGGGCCACATCTTCGCTTTCTCCGATATCCTTGGCCAGATTGTAAAGCTTCAAGGGGGTCTTGCTTCCACTCTTCATCACATTCTCCCGGATTCCTTTCCAGTCACCCATACGGATGACTTGCTGACCACGGGTCAAACGGCTCTCCCAATACAGGTATTTATGTTCTGGCTGATCTGCACCGGTCAACGCGGGAACAAAGGAAATGCCGTCGATTCCCGCAGGAGCTTTCACTCCGGCAATGTCACATGCCGTCGGTAAAAAGTCCCAGAGGGCGGCCACATGATCCGTGCTGCTGTTCGCTTTGATTTTCCCGGTCCATTTTACGACAGCGGGCACGCGGATGCCACCTTCATAGAGGTCGCATTTTTTACCACGCAAAAGGCCGTTCCCTTCAAAAAAGGCACGGTCATAGCCACCGTTGAAGGTCGCTCCGTTATCGGAGGAAAAAATCACCACGGTCTTATCATCAAGATCCAATTCTTTGAGCAAGGTTCTCATTTTACCCAAGGTCCGGTCCATGCGGGTAATCATCGCAGCGTAGGTTGCCCTCGGTGTCTTATTCGGTAGATAACCAGCCCCTTTGACGTATGGTTCTTCTTTACCAAACTCCTTACGGTATTTTGCCAGCGACGGTTCGTCTTCAGGAACCTGCAAGGCCACGTGGGGAACAGGCGTCGCATAATACAGGAAAAACGGTTTATCCTTACTGCGCTTGATAAAGGCAAGCGCCTCGTCCTCCATCACATCCGCAGCATAAGTCTCTCCGGTCAAACCACGGTCATTCCCTGGAAGCGTCACCTTCTGGTCATTCTTCCACAAGTAGGTGGGGTAATAGTTATGAGCGTTGCGCTGGCAAATATACCCATAAAAAAAGTCAAACCCGTGCCGGTGCGGGCTGCCCTCATCCTTGGGATGACCCAAGCCCCACTTGCCGATACATGCGGTTGTATATCCCGCATCCTGCAAGAGTTCGGCCACCGTGGTTTCCGATGCCGGCATCGCCAGCTGCCCGGGGAAGCCGTCTTCTTGTTTATACTGCTGAAAGCGGCTTGCCGCCTTTTTCATATCGGGGTCCGAGTATTTCTCAGGCTTTCCTAACAAATGAGCCGAGTTCTCGCGGATCGCGGCATGACCCATATGCTTTCCTGTCAATAAAGCGCAACGTGACGGAGCACACACATTCTGACCGGAATAGAACTGGGTAAACTTCATTCCCTCTTCTGCCAACTGGTCAATATGCGGCGTCTTGATTTTCTTTTGCCCGTAACACCCCAGTTCGCCATAGCCGAGGTCATCGGCAAAGAAAAAGATGATGTTTGGTTTATTGTTTTCCTTCGCTTGAAGGCCTGAGGCCGCCAGCAAGGATAATGCGATCGTGGATAATACGTGTGTGGTCTTCATGAAAGTTAACGGATGGTATCGAATACGTAGGGGAATGTTATTTCTTGGCGTTAAAAAACCCGGCCTTGATCCAAGACCGGGGAAAAATTGAATCGGGTAGTCATTTACTTCCGACGGCGCAGGAACAACGCGACCCCAGACAAGCCAAGCAAAGCTGCTGATGAGGGCTCAGGCACTGTGGTGACATCAACTGAAATATTATCGATTCCATTTGTGAGTGTGCTGGCATGAAGACTCTGAATCCCGATACCATCTACGGTCAATT
The sequence above is drawn from the Oceaniferula marina genome and encodes:
- a CDS encoding arylsulfatase translates to MKTTHVLSTIALSLLAASGLQAKENNKPNIIFFFADDLGYGELGCYGQKKIKTPHIDQLAEEGMKFTQFYSGQNVCAPSRCALLTGKHMGHAAIRENSAHLLGKPEKYSDPDMKKAASRFQQYKQEDGFPGQLAMPASETTVAELLQDAGYTTACIGKWGLGHPKDEGSPHRHGFDFFYGYICQRNAHNYYPTYLWKNDQKVTLPGNDRGLTGETYAADVMEDEALAFIKRSKDKPFFLYYATPVPHVALQVPEDEPSLAKYRKEFGKEEPYVKGAGYLPNKTPRATYAAMITRMDRTLGKMRTLLKELDLDDKTVVIFSSDNGATFNGGYDRAFFEGNGLLRGKKCDLYEGGIRVPAVVKWTGKIKANSSTDHVAALWDFLPTACDIAGVKAPAGIDGISFVPALTGADQPEHKYLYWESRLTRGQQVIRMGDWKGIRENVMKSGSKTPLKLYNLAKDIGESEDVAQQHPEVVAEIEKLMRDARVPNKLFPMGALEKEYK